A genomic segment from Granulicella arctica encodes:
- a CDS encoding BlaI/MecI/CopY family transcriptional regulator, whose protein sequence is MKRRKANEQIPPMELSIMNVLWDNGPCSVQEVQTKLSGESAYTTVQTTLNTMEKKGRTKRDLQGRAYVYEAALSREAAMKTAVRDLVDRMFSGSVESLMMNLVKAEEVDEATFKRLRKVIADRSQR, encoded by the coding sequence ATGAAGCGCAGGAAAGCGAATGAACAGATACCTCCCATGGAGCTGTCCATTATGAACGTTCTTTGGGATAACGGCCCCTGCAGCGTGCAAGAGGTGCAGACGAAATTATCTGGCGAGTCTGCCTACACTACCGTGCAGACCACCTTGAACACGATGGAAAAGAAGGGAAGAACAAAGCGGGATCTGCAAGGTCGGGCCTACGTCTATGAAGCCGCCCTTTCGCGGGAAGCCGCGATGAAGACCGCTGTTCGAGATCTCGTTGATCGTATGTTCTCGGGTTCCGTGGAAAGCCTGATGATGAACCTTGTGAAAGCAGAGGAGGTCGATGAGGCAACGTTTAAGAGGCTGAGGAAGGTAATTGCGGACCGGAGTCAGAGATGA
- a CDS encoding M56 family metallopeptidase — MSTFTIWCTFFVFNSAWQLVALIAVTALLHRIFPRMPNGLQYRLWVGCFLLAVSLPVISTYLALVPAHSPAAVPVNDANRWKVPRQPDRGRLTLHLTEVPVTHSDWSLLSIVAGLYLACLAFALRRFLLRMNITRRIVAFKNPLTLRVADFELRQDRVNDRGRTVEFFESSELQSPATLSWPQPMIMLPPRFELMPGEEKAAVIAHELAHVQRHDFQMNLLFEALSLALCYHPAMPWLKRRIAECREAVCDDMAAEATSGRTAYAACLLNVAQRTTAHASFRTSLSLGISDTELEGRIMKLVHSPLILSNRCRSLLHALCAVVLASSSFGILYFSLHPPTVQAAGLPAFSFDPSQTFDTLPPKAQRKQAPDFTLVDNNGKTVTLSNYKGKVVLLDFWATWCGGCKLEIPWYMGFDRKYRHDGLAVIGVSMDEKGWEVVRPFLAKKKDDETGGMIAMQYPIVIGNDALAGRFGLTSMPMTLLIDKDGKIAVSHTGVVDKDNFEGNIRELLK; from the coding sequence ATGAGCACATTCACAATCTGGTGTACGTTCTTTGTTTTCAACTCCGCTTGGCAACTGGTAGCTCTGATCGCCGTTACCGCTCTGCTCCATCGGATATTTCCCAGGATGCCGAATGGACTGCAGTATCGCCTCTGGGTTGGCTGCTTTCTGCTCGCGGTCTCTTTGCCCGTAATCTCGACCTATTTAGCTTTGGTTCCTGCTCATTCTCCTGCTGCTGTTCCAGTGAACGACGCAAATCGTTGGAAGGTGCCGAGACAGCCTGATCGCGGGCGGTTGACGTTGCACCTAACGGAAGTTCCTGTAACGCATTCGGATTGGTCCTTGCTCAGCATCGTGGCGGGGCTCTACCTGGCCTGTTTAGCTTTCGCATTGAGGCGCTTTCTGCTTCGCATGAACATAACGCGCCGCATTGTGGCTTTCAAGAACCCACTCACTCTACGAGTCGCCGATTTTGAACTGCGGCAAGACAGGGTGAACGACAGAGGTCGAACAGTCGAGTTCTTTGAGAGTTCGGAGTTGCAAAGCCCTGCTACCCTGAGCTGGCCCCAGCCCATGATCATGCTTCCTCCGAGGTTTGAGCTTATGCCCGGAGAAGAGAAGGCAGCTGTGATCGCTCATGAACTGGCGCATGTTCAGAGGCATGATTTCCAGATGAACTTGCTCTTCGAGGCATTGTCATTAGCACTCTGCTATCACCCGGCAATGCCCTGGCTGAAGCGCCGTATAGCAGAGTGCCGTGAAGCTGTGTGCGACGATATGGCGGCCGAAGCTACTTCTGGCCGCACCGCGTATGCGGCGTGCTTGCTGAACGTGGCACAGAGGACGACGGCCCACGCTTCATTTCGAACAAGCTTATCGCTTGGAATTTCAGATACCGAACTTGAAGGGAGAATTATGAAACTCGTCCACTCCCCGCTGATCCTGAGCAATCGCTGCAGATCACTCCTCCACGCACTTTGTGCGGTTGTTCTAGCGTCCTCTAGCTTTGGAATCCTTTATTTCAGTTTGCATCCCCCGACCGTGCAAGCGGCTGGCCTACCTGCATTCTCTTTCGACCCATCTCAGACGTTTGACACGTTGCCGCCAAAAGCACAGAGAAAGCAGGCTCCTGACTTCACCCTTGTAGACAACAACGGAAAGACAGTCACTCTCTCGAACTACAAAGGAAAGGTCGTTCTTCTAGACTTCTGGGCAACGTGGTGCGGCGGCTGCAAGTTGGAGATCCCTTGGTACATGGGTTTTGATCGCAAGTATCGCCACGACGGACTTGCGGTCATCGGTGTTTCGATGGACGAAAAAGGATGGGAGGTCGTACGTCCTTTTCTAGCGAAGAAGAAAGATGACGAAACGGGAGGCATGATCGCAATGCAATATCCTATCGTGATCGGTAACGACGCCTTGGCTGGCCGCTTCGGGCTGACGTCGATGCCAATGACCCTCCTCATTGACAAAGACGGAAAGATCGCCGTTTCACATACCGGCGTGGTGGATAAAGACAATTTCGAGGGCAACATCAGGGAGCTATTGAAATAA